In a single window of the Silurus meridionalis isolate SWU-2019-XX chromosome 8, ASM1480568v1, whole genome shotgun sequence genome:
- the LOC124390345 gene encoding B2 bradykinin receptor-like translates to MESEVSGPTPPAFSTNLTNKSQCPESDIWDWLYTMQPVYMFTISVLGILGNVFVLLVFCLHKKACSVADIYLGNLAAADLLLMSCLPFWAITVASKFEWQFGSLMCRLVNTGMKLNMYCSVYFLVMVSADRYLALVFALTYGRMRRPWYAKLSCLAVWIWGIILSVPTLTFREVKYISEYSVTGCILSYPSYTMELACDILLVLLGFIIPVIVISYCTCKIIKALHWQVMDRLHSVKKERKATALVLVVLLAFLLCWVPFHLVTILDILMRLNLLSGCPLESGLEICNQIFTYLALSNSMLNPILYVIVGKNFRKKVKELHSSTWKTFA, encoded by the coding sequence ATGGAATCAGAAGTCTCAGGACCAACACCCCCAGCCTTTTCCACCAATCTTACCAATAAAAGCCAATGTCCTGAATCAGACATATGGGACTGGTTGTACACCATGCAGCCAGTATACATGTTTACCATCTCTGTGCTTGGAATCCTGGGAAATGTCTTTGTCCTGCTAGTATTTTGCCTCCACAAGAAAGCCTGCTCTGTGGCAGACATATATCTCGGTAACCTGGCAGCAGCTGATCTACTTCTGATGTCTTGCCTCCCTTTCTGGGCCATCACTGTGGCCAGTAAATTCGAATGGCAGTTTGGCTCCCTAATGTGTCGTTTGGTTAACACAGGCATGAAACTGAACATGTACTGCAGTGTTTACTTTTTGGTAATGGTGAGTGCTGACCGCTATCTGGCGCTGGTATTTGCGCTGACTTATGGAAGAATGAGGCGGCCCTGGTATGCCAAGCTGAGCTGCTTGGCTGTGTGGATTTGGGGAATCATCCTGAGTGTCCCGACACTTACCTTCAGGGAGGTGAAATACATCTCAGAGTACTCAGTCACTGGCTGCATACTGTCCTACCCCAGCTACACAATGGAACTGGCCTGTGACATTCTGCTAGTCCTGCTGGGCTTCATCATCCCTGTAATTGTCATTTCCTACTGCACCTGCAAGATCATAAAAGCATTACACTGGCAAGTAATGGACAGGTTGCACTCAGtcaagaaagagaggaaagccACAGCGCTGGTGCTGGTTGTTCTTCTGGCTTTTCTGCTGTGTTGGGTTCCTTTTCACCTGGTAACCATTTTAGATATCCTAATGAGACTTAATTTGTTAAGTGGGTGTCCACTAGAAAGTGGCCTGGAAATCTGTAACCAGATATTCACATATTTGGCATTGAGTAACAGCATGCTCAATCCAATCCTTTATGTAATAGTTGGCAAAAACTTCAGAAAGAAAGTGAAGGAGCTCCACTCATCAACATGGAAAACATTTGCATGA